DNA sequence from the Bacteroides intestinalis DSM 17393 genome:
CAATATAGTTATGAAAATGCCGGACAATTCCGAGCAATAGCAGCAATTCTTGGATATTCAGAAGAATATCGGAATGGTGATATTACCTTTTCCAAAGGTAATGAAACATATACTTATCCACTGAATACACTTAAACTTGGCAATTTAGGAGATAATAGAGAATCTTTATTAGAGCAATCTAAAGAAAGAATAATCAGTTTCTTTGATAAAGAACAAGCTAGCAATAATTTCCAAGAATATAGCCAATATTTACGAGAAAACCACAATGTTGCAATTATAAAATGGGATGATATAAAACAAGGTACTAACAAGAATGAAGGATATAAAGACGGATTTACAGTCATTGACCTTGAAAATAAAATTGCATATAAAGGAGAAGACCTTTATCGATATGCTTATGAACAAAACCAAACCCTAGATGGTAAAGGTTCATATGTTGATATAGACTGGAACAAGTTTAATGAAGTAGGAGTTAAACCGGAAAATTTAAGCCCCGAAGATATTGCAAACATCAAAAATGGGAAAAAAACAGGTATGCTAAATTTTTCCATTGAAGATACTCCCGGTAATAGAACACTTCTAGACAATGAAAAAGTGTCTTATAAAACAGAAAATGGAAAACTCCATTTTGAGGGGAAAGCAACAACTCTTAAATATATAACAGCCGAGAATACACCTGAAAATAAATCTAAATTAAAAACCAACGAAATTGATTTCAAAGAAGAAGGTAAACGCATCAAAATTGATGGTATCAATGCTAGAAAACTAGCAATCGCAGCTATTACAGTAGTTTACCCAATCGCTGGGATTGCTATCTTGCTCATTCCTAAACGACAAGAAATAAAAAATGATTTATCCTTTACTAAGGATGAAATAAAAGCCCTAAAAGCTGATAATGTCGTAGTAAAGACTAATTCAAAAGGAGAAAGAACATTGCACCAACGTGACAAAGATACTAATGAGATAGTATCAATAAAAGCAAAAGACATTCATATTCCCCAAAAACTTGGAGGAATAGAGCTTACTCCTATGCAGCAAGAAAATCTCAAAAATGGAAAAGAAATTACCATTGTAAACGAGGAACTAAACAAAGCTGCAAAAGTAAAACTAGATTTGAATGCCAGAAATGGATTATCAATCAAAGATGCAAATACTATAGAAATTAAAGCGACTGAAAAGAAAGAACAAACAATAGGGAAAGAAAGATATATATCTGATAAAGAAAGATTAGAGTTTGTAGCCCAAAAAGGAGCTAAAGGGATTGATGAAATTTTTAAAGATAAACCCACCGAAATGGCTGCCTTTTTAGAGAAACATAAACTTTCTAAAGATTATGCTTCTTACAAGGAAGTAGAAAAAACATATTCCAGCTCTAGGGAAGCTACTAAACAAACTGTCGGAGAACAAATATCTACCCAAATGGATAAAATAGATAGTTCTATTAAAGCAACAGCGAAGCAAGAAGCATCTATTCTCGGATATGGTAGAACCTACGGAAAAAATAATGATACTCCAACGATGAAACTATAATATTATGCTAACATTTGACGATTATAAGGCTAAAATATCCATCATTCAAATACTTGAAGATTTAGGATATAAACAAGACATTAGCAAAGGAAAGGTTTCGCCTGTTTTTAAACTGACAGACGGAGCAGGTAACAAGTTGGATGAAATCATCATCAAGAATCCTCATAGTGTACAAGAACACTACTATGATAGGAATTATAAAGGTGGAGATTTAATTCAGTTCATCAAAAATCATATTAACGACTTCCCACAATTCCAACATCAAAATACATTTGTGCGAATCAATATGATTTTAGGACATTACGCAAATGAGCCTTATAGTCCTAAATATGAAGCATTCAAAGTTGTAAAAGCAGAAAACAAATCTTTTGACAGAGATAGATATAAAGAATTTCCTACTACACTCGCTGATTTAAGATTTCTCACAAATGAAAGAAATATAAATCATCAAGTCGTAGAAAAGTTTCTACCATTTATCACAAGGGTTAAAGACTTACAAGGAAACGGCAATTATTATAATATAGGTTTTCCCTATATTAATCCAAAAGATAAAGACAACAAAGTAACAAATTACGAATTAAGAAACTATGGATTCAAAGGAATGGCTGCCGGAGGTGATAAAAGTAACTCGCTTTGGATTGCTGATTTTTGCCCACACCCCCAAATGGCAAAACATATATACTTTGCAGAATCCGCTTTAGATGCTATGAGCTTCTATCAGCTCAATGCTAACAAAATCAAATTAGAAGAAAGTGTTTTTTGTAGTGTAGGAGGGTACATTTCAGTTAATCAAATAAAAAACACTTTATTGCGATACCCACAAGCTAAAGTACATACCTGTTTTGATAATGATTTAAACGGTAATTTGTATGACATTAAAGTGTCTGGAATCATTAGTAATACAGAAATGACAATAAAAGAAAATAAAGATGATGTGCTGTTTAAAACTAAGGGTAGAGAATTCACTATTAACAAAAATGACGTTTCACTAGAAAGTTTTAGGGAAAAAAGCAAAATAATAGCTCCTATGATTTCTCATAAAGCAGAAAAAGCAAAAGATTTCAATGAAATTCTAATGAAACAACATGAACAAAAAAAAAGTATTAAGTTATGAATGATGGAACAAACATAGCTTCTGATGATATTATATTAAAACCTAAATTCCGATATTGGTTAATGAAGAATTTCCTTTTAATCACATTAGCGATTTTCGTATTCATTTTTAGTAAATATATAAGAGAACATGAATTATTAAAATTTATCAGTGGAACGATATTAGTATTGTTGATATTTATAATTTTCTACAGATATATTTCAATGTTACTTTGTACAAAATGGATTATAACTAGAGAGCAAATAAAAATATATCAAGGAGTGCTTTCAAAAAGGATTAACTACATAGAATTATATCGTGTATATGATTATGAAGAAAAGCAAAGTTTTATCCAGTCTTTAATAAACAACACCAATATCTACATTTATTCTGGCGATAAATCAACACCAGAACTACTGATGAATGGTCTTAAAGCTAATAGTGATATAATTCAAACCATCAGAAATAGAGTAGAAGAACAAAAAAAGAAAAAAGGAATATATGAATTTACAAACAGATAATGATATGAAAAGAGTGCTTTTATTTTTTTCCCTAATGTTACTGTTAGGCAACATAAAAGGACTAGCACAATCTATTGTCATTGACCCGGTAATGATTGGAACATTGGTTTATTCCCATCAGGAGCAACAAGGTGTATTGAAAGACATACAAAGTGAGGAAACAAAAATCCGCAACTTTCAAATTTTAATCCAACAAAAAATGAATCAAATTCAATCCTTACAGGAGAAGACATACAACTATCTTTCTACAGTTAATGCAGTTGTGAAAAATGGAAAAGATATTATTTATGCTTCAACCTTAGCTAGAGACATAGCTAAATACCAATCCGAAGCAGCTAAATATGCAGTTGGAGACCCTAAATTATTAACCATAATTGCAAAAACAGAGTATGAGCTTATCAGTCGAAGTGTAGATTTAATGATATACATAAACAATATAGCATTGCAAGGCGGTGAAAAAAATCTTATGGATAATAAGCAAAGGATAGATTTATGTATTCATGTGGTCAATGAACTTAGACGAATGCGAGGACTTGCATACGCTGTATGCCGACAAATGAAATCCGCTAAAAGGGCTGGAGTACTAAAAACACTTGTACCCGGACAATTTAAATATGTAAATAGTGGGAAACAAAAAGTAGATAATATTTTAAACGGTATTAAATGGATTAGTAAAGGAGGATATTAAATGGATAATGATACAATCAAAGATTTAGGCTTATGCCCTATTTGCCAGAAAGGACACATAATGAAAGGCAGTTTAGGATATTCCTGTAATTACTTCAAAAACATGAATGACAAATGTACATTTAATATTTATCATTCATATTGGGGAAAAGAGATTACAGAAGAAATAGCCAGGCAATTAATAACAACAGGGAAAACAGATATATTTCATGACTTCCATAATAAAAAAGGAGTTCCTTTTTCTGCATATCTGACTATCGAAAATGGAATCGTTATTCCTTCTTTCGTAAATGAAGTATTAGAAACTCCGTGTCCTGTGTGTGGTAGAGAAATTGAAATTTTACTAAATGGATATGCTTGTAAAGGGTATTCACAAAAGGACAAGGACAACAACAGAGTTTGTAACCTCTATATACCCAAAACTATTGCACAAAGAGAAATACCATTGGAAGCAGCAGAAATACTTGCCAGAGGAAAAAAAACACCGTTTATGACTGGATTTAAATCAAGAGAAGGAAATGATTTTTCTTCACGGCTGGTTCTAACAGAGAACTTAGATATTTCTTTTGACAATACATTGTGTAAGTGTCCTAAGTGTGGAGGAAACTTATATATAAACAAAAAAGCCTATAATTGTTCCAACTATAGAAATGAAGCCATAAAATGTGATTTTGTCATTTGGCGTGAAATGTCAGGACGTTCTATAACTCCCGAAGAAGCAATAGAACTTTGCGAGAAAAAAGAAACACCTGTGTTAACTGGATTTCATGATAAAAACGGGCAACCGATGGAAAGAAAGCTTGTACTGAACGATGATTTTAAAATAAAACTAATATGAAAATAGAATTTATAATTTATAGCCATTTTTTTAAAGAGAGAGGAATGAAGGTAAAGGGTGATTGGAATTTTCCGCATCTTCCAAGGATAGGCGAAGAAATTTCACCTCACATTATAATGTTTCAGAATGAATTTACCTATCAAAATTTATTAGAATATCTAACAGATGAAGCTAAAAGTGATTTTAATAAATTCAATGATGGTGAAGATGATTTAGAAGGGAATTTTAAAGCATGGGTATATGATGTTATCTGTGAGGTCAATATAGTTGAATCAATACATTATAGACCAGATACAGAAGACTATACCCAAATTATTCCTGAAATTTGTTTAAGTGATTTAAGTAATTAAATATTATTGATATGCAAATGAATAAGACTGATTTAATCAAAATGGTTGCTGAAAAGGCAAATAAACCAACAAAAGAAGTAGCAGAAATAATTGATAGTTTTTTCAAAGAATTATCTCAAAATCTAAGAGAAAAAGATGTTTCTATAAAAGATTTTGGTACTTTCAAAAAGATTATTCAGCCAGCTCGGATAGCTAGAAATCCGGCAACTGGAGAACCTGTAGAAGTTCCAGAAAAGGAAGTTGTTAAATTTAAGCCGTCCAAAAATATACTAAACATGAAATGGCTATGATAGAAATAAACATCCATATTCCTATAGATGGTGTGAACAATATTTCTATACCAATCCAATTACCTGTAGTTCCAAGGGTTGGAGAAAAGATTTATCTATCTGACAAACAAATAAATAATTTGATAAGTCTATTAGAAGAAGAATATTACCACAATCCACAAACAGAAGAATGGAAAGAATCAATAAGACGGTTCACCAATATTGAGGAAGTAGCATATAATGCTGCAAATGGAACGATACACATTGAATTATCAACTATTTAAAAGAAACAATATGAAAAAGTATTTATCATTAGTAATGATTGGTTTAAGCCTTATGTTGTCTGGATGCAATAAAGACGATAACAACGACCCTGATACTCCACCTACAGGAGATACAGGAAAAGTACGTTATGAAGCTACCGTAAGCGACCCAGAAAATTTCAAACTTCTAATACATTATACAGTAGGAGTAGATATTTCTTCCGAAGCTCCCGAAGAAGCTGCCAAAGAAACTATTGTAGAAAGTCCATTCACATTTGAGCAAGAAGCCAAACAAGGAACATATTTATGGCTATCTGCCTACCCTATACCTAAAGATGAAGAAAACCTTGAAAATTTACAGCTACCTAAGACAGTCGAAGTAAAAATTTTTATTGATGATAAGCTGCATAAGTCTAACAGTGGTGAAAATTATGCAATGGTTCAACATATATTCGGACAGGAAAATTACCAGTAGAATTGATACCTTTTCTGCCTGCACTGGAGAGAAACCGGGAAGGTATTTGATACCGTACTTTTCCGGGTTCTGCCCGGCATGGACGATAAGAGAACATTATTATGATACCAAAAAATAAAAACCAATACCACTCTCACTGCATAAAAGAGTGATATTTTCATTTGAATTAATAAAATGAAAGACCAAAAAAGATTATTACACAAGTGCCTATTAGAAGACATTCCAGCTTTTGTAATATGCGGAACAGATATTTGTTCCGTCCAAGCAATGGAAGCATATTACCAGATAGCAGTAGAAAAAGGTTGCAATAGCAATTTTTTAGAAGACTTGAAATTAGCTATAGAAGATTTCAAGGCTTTTCAATGTGAGGAACCTGAAAAAGTTAAAATACCCGATTAAATCATGGAAGAAAGCAAAGAATTACAAAAACTATATGGATTCATGCAAGCATTCATTTATATAACTGTTTGCATAGAGATTCTACTATTTGTTCATTTTCCCTTTAGTGAACAAATTATGCCCTTATTATCAAAAATGGCAAAAATTCCTATCTATTCTAATATTCTTTATAGTAAACTATTTACATTCTTTATTATAATGGTTACTTGCATTGGAACACGTTCAAAAAAGGATTTAGAATTAGACCCGACTAAACAAATCATTTTTCCTTTAATCTTTGGATTCATAATGTTCTTTGGAAGTATATGCTTTCTTTTCTTTAAAGAAAAAGGAGAAACTAGTTTAGAATGGTATAATATAGCTTACATTATACTATCAATAATTGGAGCGACATTAATAAATTCAGCTCTAGATAACATTTCCAAACGTATTAAATCAAACTTTATGAAAGATAGATTTAATATAGAGAATGAAAGCTTTGAACAATCTAAAGACAAGGTAGAAACAGAATTCTCTGTCAATATTCCGATGAAGTTTTTCTACAATAGAAAGTGGCATAATGGGTGGCTGAATATATGTAACTGTTTTCGTGGAACTTTCGTAATAGGAACGCCTGGAAGTGGTAAATCTTTTTCTGTTATAAATTCTTTTATAAGACAACATTCAGCTAAAGGATTTGCAGAAGTTGTTTACGACTTCAAATTTCCTGAACTTGCCAAAATTGCATATTATAATTATCAAAAGAACAAGCAATTAGGAAAAATACCAAGTAATTTCAAGTTCAATGTCATTAATTTTTCTGATATTGAATATAGTAGAAGAATAAACCCATTGAAACGAGAATATATAGAAATCCTAGCAGATGCAACAGAAACGGCAGAAGCATTATATGAGAGTTTACAAAAAGGCGACAAAGGAAGTGGAGGTAATAGCGATTTTTTTAAAACATCAGCAGTAAACTTGTTAGCAGCTTCTATTTATTTTTGGTCTAGATACGAGAATGGCAAATATTCAGATTTACCGCATGTACTGGCTTTCCTTAATCAAGAATATGACGTACTTTTTAAAGTCCTCTTTTCCGAACCTGAATTAAAATCACTAGTTTCCCCATTTGAAGCTGCATATAAATCAGGAGCAGTGGACCAATTAGAAGGACAGATGGCAAGTCTAAAAGTACAGTTATCAAGACTGGCTACTAAAGAATCTTTTTGGGTATTTAGTGGCAATGATTTCAATTTAAAAGTATCAGATAAAAAAGACCCTAGTTATCTTATCATTGCAAATAACCCTAAAACACAAAGCATGAATAGTGCTTTAAATGCACTTATCATTAACCGATTAACTAGACTTGTCAATACAAAAGGTAACTACCCTACTTCAATCATAGTAGATGAATGTCCCACATTATATTTTTATCAACTTGCAACACTACTTTCTACTGCACGTAGCAATAAGGTTTCAATTTGTTTGGGATTACAGGAACTACCGCAATTAGAAGAACAATACGGCAAAGCTACCGCAAAAACTATAACTTCTATTATAGGTAACACTTTATCCGGGCAAGCTAAAGCTCCTGAAACTTTAGATTGGCTACAAAAACTATTTGGAAAAGTTAAGCAAGTAAAAGAAGGTGTTACTATCAGAAGAAACGAAACAACAATTAATATGAATGAACAAATGGATTTTGTTATCCCGGCATCCAAAATATCTTCATTACAAGCTGGTACATTAGTAGGGCAAGTTGCATTAGATTTTGGACAAGAAGATAATTTTCCAACAGCGATGTACCATTGCAAAACCAATTTAGATTTAAAAAAAATTAAGAAAGAAGAAGAAGCCTACAAAGAACTGCCAAAAGTATATAACTTTGGGACAGCAGATAATAGAGAGAAATTACTGCAAAAAAACTTTAAGAGAATATACGACGAAGTAGAAACAGTAATAGAACAATATGTATAACATTACATTACCAATTTTAGGCACAAGGTTAAAGCAAATCCGAGAGCATATAGGATATTCCCAAGCTCAATTAGCAGAACAGCTGAACTGTAAACAAAATGCGATTTCAAATCTTGAACTAGGAAAAGGGGGCAGCCTAAAACTTTTATTTCAAGTGCTGAATTTTTATTCTAACTATGTTTTTATAGATTTAATATTTAGTGAAAAGTTTTATCTGATTTCTAATACAGAAGAAGATGAAGCGCAAAAAGCCAATTATAATTCTGTTATAATAGAAATTATAAGACAATCAGAAAAAAACTATGAGGATGCTATGTCAAACGCTAAAAAAGAGCTAGAAGCTAATCTTCAAAAAGCCATCAATTTATTACAGCCCTAATAAAATAAAAGAGAGTACAAAATACTCTCTTTTATTTTCCAATATTACTTTAAAGAATTTGTGATACCTATTCTTTTGGAGTTCTGGCACTGATGGGCGTATATAGCATGATGAAATGATACCGAATTATCGTCCCTGGTACACCCTGAAGAACTCCTTTTTGATACCAAATACAAAAAGCTGCTGGAAGCCGGACACAAAGAATTGATACCATAAAACTATAGGGAAAAAGAAGAAGGACAAAATGCCATATTATATATAAATAATATGAATATGTGATTAATATCCTTCACTCCCCGAAACCCAGAAAGAGCAACACGAGAATCTTCTTTTCCCTATGTCCATTTCATAAAAATGATACCAGTATAATAACAAATACTTATAATATGAAAAGAGAGCATCCAAATACATACCTTTTAACAATACAATCGAAATCAATCTATCCTATCTAATTCTATTATAGCTACTTTCTCTTTATCTGGACTTGCTTCATTTTGTATAAGAGTTATATGTTTTTGGGTATAGCTTTTAATAACCCAAGGAGCACCACCTAAATATAAAGCATTGCTATTAAATATGATATATTTTCCTTCTATTTTGTAAGTAATATCAATTTCATCGTAACTTTCCCAATTTACTTTCCCCGATTGAGTATCTATAAATTGCATACCTACTCCCATATTGGGAACTACCCAAGCATCACAACGACCTGTACCACGCCATGAGGTTTGATATAGTTTTTGGGGAGTAAGTTCTCCTATTTGTACCTCTGGATTTTTATCATCACAACTTGTAAAACTTATGTTTACTAAAAATAATGCCCAAAGCATTAATAAGCAAGATTGTTTAAAATAATGTACCATGTATTAAAATAGATTATATTAATATAAATACCAGACTTCAAAATTACAATCCTATAATTGTGTATAGATTTGCTAATGTTGCTATTGAAATCTGTTTTTCTACTAAATTAGAAGCCCATGAACTAAGACCATATACTTCCAGCAAACTCTCATCTCTTTCATCTGCAAAAAATGAAAAACAGAGTTTGGTAGTTGGGTCGTATAAATATTCCATATTAGTTGCCTCATGATAGTACTTACAGAAACCTTTTTCATTGAAGTTCTCCAAAACCATACATAGCGGAGAACGCATTTGAGGATTAATACGCTTTCTAGTATTATAACTTATCTGAATATCAGAGCTGAAATACCTTGATATTTCTGCCGATATAATTTGGGCTTTTTTGATAAAAACATTATCATCTTCATTTTGCCTTAATTCCGCATCCGTAGCATTACTTTTACTCAATACTATTTGGTCACCCTGTCTTGTTGTTAACACAGCAGCTACATCATATAAACTTTCTCCCGAAGCAGATGTCTTTGTCAATACTCTTGCAATCGTAATAGACGGAGTATAAAGTCTTGTAACAGGAAGAAGAATTTCCTTAGAAGTATCATCAAAACGTCTTTGAAAGTTTCTTTCCAGTACAAAATCCGACATTGGATATAATCCTTCTTCTATTAAATCAATCACTGTATGATTTTTTGAATCATTTAATGATTTTCTCCAAGATTGCAAGTTTATATTTATGTCTTTAAGTGCCATTGTAGTATTCACTACACCTGTTTCATCTTGAATACCACCCAATGTTTTTACACGTATAAATATATCTTGTCTTTTGTAAACTGTAGAATCAAAAGTACCATCCTTTCCATTAAATCCGAACGACCCATTAAGTGAATCACCTTTATATACAAGTGAAGCATTAATATTTTTCTCTAAGGATTTAGTTTTCTGTTCAACATTCGTATTTGAATCCGCATTACCCATATATTGCGCAAAAGCTCTTCCACCTGTATAATAACCAACAACAACAAAATCTCCATATGAATCAATGATAGATGATATAGGAGAGGTATATAAATTATTAATAAAAGACCTTCTTAAAAACTGCCTTGCAAACACTTTATTAGAACCATTGGAACTTAACAAGGTAAATTTGCCATGAGCAAACAATATATTCATTTCCCCATAAGCTTGTTCTTTTGATTCATTAATAAAAGTTCTAAATGTTTCGGTTGTCGTTTTCTTTTTCCCTATAGAAAAAAATCCTAGATTTAAAGAAAATCCACTTTTCACAGTTTTACTTATTGATGAAAAATGCGTATAATTATTAAAATCATAATAAGCAAACGATGACTGGTCGTTCCAGTTAGGATAATTTTCATCAATATATGATTCATCATATTCTTTTAGAGATTCAATATCAAGTATGGAATGCGTAAAGTTATCAAAATCACTTGGTATATAATTCCCCTTAAGCAATTTATAACCATAACCTAGATATTTATCAGTTCCCCCAATCATCTCACCACTTCTTGTCAACTCTTCATCAAAAGAAGGTTGTCCTGTAATAACATCTGGAAGAGATGGATTACGTTCTTGAAGAATCACATCATCACATGAATAATCAGTTTCAACCACTGTATTTTGCTGTGCGCATAAGTTCAAATCCTCTGAACAAGCTATAAACAATGGAGCTATAACAGATAAAATTATTATATATAATATTGATTTCATAATCTTTTCTTATTGCAGATTATTATTAGATAAACTTTTCATATATTCTTCTAAAGGAATTGTTACTATTTCGTCTGGTTTTGCCTTTGATGTAGTATTTATTATTCCATACCAAGAACCTTTAAATTTAACTTCTCTATCATTAGCCTCATTTCCATTACGATAAGTCATAGTAATAGTATAGTCAGCCTTTACACTATATTTCTTTAAATAAGTCGTTACTTTAATTAAAGATGGCTCATCAACTTCTACCGGAATAGTCACCGATAATGTTTTAGGTATCTCATACGTTGTGGAAGTATAAGGAGCTCTAGGCAAAAATATTGTTGAATCAGGCATTTCCCCACTACTAAAATTGCCAGGGGCAATAAATTGCCCGGCTATTATTGCAGGACGTAAAAACATTTGTTCTTCATTTGCCATTGGAATTTTCAAAGCTCCTTTTTCTGTATAACAAGAAGTATCTTTTACATCTTTTTTTGCATAAATTGTAATATTTGATGGTCCAGCAACTGCTCCTGTCTGACCATTTGAATACACAACAACAGGGTCTAATTCCGTCACTACAGCTTTAGGTTCAAATGCTATTTCTTTTACTTTAAATTTATCCTGAAACTCTAATAGAAACTCTTGCTGTGGTTGCTTATTATATTTTGCATACCCTACCTGCCCATTACTCTTTACTTCTATAGAATAATTAAACACACTCCAAGGATTATTGGGGTCTGCCGTTCCTAAATATGTCTGATTTTCAATATTAAAATATCCTTTATATGTTGATGGTATAAGGTCCCAACTTCCAGAACTTATATCTTCCGAGTCCCAAACAAAAACAAGTTTATTGTTTGGGTCATTGTTATATTGACCACAAACCAATGGCTTATTATAAGACTTTGAATAAATCAAATATGGTATTCCACTACTAGGTGGCAAAATCTTTAAATAGAATTTTGAAGAACTATAAGCTGAAAGTATCAATTCTTTTCTCATTCCTTGAGTAGAAAGATAAGGCTGTCCAACCACTCCACCTCCTCTGACTTTCAACGCAAAAGGAAGCTCTCTAACAGCATACATATTTGATGAATAAAATTCATCTGTCTCAGGATAATAAGAATAAGATTTCGTTTCTGGCTTTTTTTTAAACTCATCTATATTAGAAAACAGACTCACAGAGTCAGCAACAGAGATAGCTCTTGACTGGATTGAACTTTCTGATGTTTCCGAAAAATCATATAAAAGTTCAGAACTTTTTTCACAAGAGACAAGACCAATAGTCATTGCTCCTACCAATAATTGACTTACGCCCCAAAAAGAATAGAATTTTTTTTTCATAAATATAGTTTTAAAATTATGTCCTTAGAAACAAATACACAATAGAGTTCACGTAGATTTACTTTCTGACGCACGCGAATACGCCACATATACAAAAGGACGAAGAGAAAACAAATCCATGATGCCAAAAACTTTTAGGTAAATATATAAATAGCTCTTACAGCATATTACGTTAAGAGCTATTTATCCCAAAAAGTCAGTTATATTTTACTTAATTTCCCGAAAGACTTAGCCAAAGACGAACTGTTCTTTTAGCCTTATTCTGTTCTCCTTCTAGAATCTTTGCATCACCTTTCTTATAGCTTATTTTTAATTGAGAATCAGTCTGTATAGCATCATATAGAGGAAGCAAAAAGAAATTATCTTCATCTAAAAGTTTTTCCATTATTAACGGAATAATATTTTTACCCATCGCTTGCATTTCTTTAAACTGTGGTAATGTTGTATAAGCGAGAGTACTTGAACTATATTTAGTTTGTGGATTTATTGAAATTTCTTCGTTCCATGAATTAAACAAATCGTTAAACTTAGTCTTTACCTCACAATTAATATTTGCAGCTTTATCAATGACAGCTTGTTTTTCTGCATCAGAAAGTTCAATA
Encoded proteins:
- a CDS encoding DUF3945 domain-containing protein produces the protein MEEKKKFEALQYSYENAGQFRAIAAILGYSEEYRNGDITFSKGNETYTYPLNTLKLGNLGDNRESLLEQSKERIISFFDKEQASNNFQEYSQYLRENHNVAIIKWDDIKQGTNKNEGYKDGFTVIDLENKIAYKGEDLYRYAYEQNQTLDGKGSYVDIDWNKFNEVGVKPENLSPEDIANIKNGKKTGMLNFSIEDTPGNRTLLDNEKVSYKTENGKLHFEGKATTLKYITAENTPENKSKLKTNEIDFKEEGKRIKIDGINARKLAIAAITVVYPIAGIAILLIPKRQEIKNDLSFTKDEIKALKADNVVVKTNSKGERTLHQRDKDTNEIVSIKAKDIHIPQKLGGIELTPMQQENLKNGKEITIVNEELNKAAKVKLDLNARNGLSIKDANTIEIKATEKKEQTIGKERYISDKERLEFVAQKGAKGIDEIFKDKPTEMAAFLEKHKLSKDYASYKEVEKTYSSSREATKQTVGEQISTQMDKIDSSIKATAKQEASILGYGRTYGKNNDTPTMKL
- a CDS encoding toprim domain-containing protein, which translates into the protein MLTFDDYKAKISIIQILEDLGYKQDISKGKVSPVFKLTDGAGNKLDEIIIKNPHSVQEHYYDRNYKGGDLIQFIKNHINDFPQFQHQNTFVRINMILGHYANEPYSPKYEAFKVVKAENKSFDRDRYKEFPTTLADLRFLTNERNINHQVVEKFLPFITRVKDLQGNGNYYNIGFPYINPKDKDNKVTNYELRNYGFKGMAAGGDKSNSLWIADFCPHPQMAKHIYFAESALDAMSFYQLNANKIKLEESVFCSVGGYISVNQIKNTLLRYPQAKVHTCFDNDLNGNLYDIKVSGIISNTEMTIKENKDDVLFKTKGREFTINKNDVSLESFREKSKIIAPMISHKAEKAKDFNEILMKQHEQKKSIKL
- a CDS encoding PH domain-containing protein; this encodes MNDGTNIASDDIILKPKFRYWLMKNFLLITLAIFVFIFSKYIREHELLKFISGTILVLLIFIIFYRYISMLLCTKWIITREQIKIYQGVLSKRINYIELYRVYDYEEKQSFIQSLINNTNIYIYSGDKSTPELLMNGLKANSDIIQTIRNRVEEQKKKKGIYEFTNR
- a CDS encoding topoisomerase C-terminal repeat-containing protein → MDNDTIKDLGLCPICQKGHIMKGSLGYSCNYFKNMNDKCTFNIYHSYWGKEITEEIARQLITTGKTDIFHDFHNKKGVPFSAYLTIENGIVIPSFVNEVLETPCPVCGREIEILLNGYACKGYSQKDKDNNRVCNLYIPKTIAQREIPLEAAEILARGKKTPFMTGFKSREGNDFSSRLVLTENLDISFDNTLCKCPKCGGNLYINKKAYNCSNYRNEAIKCDFVIWREMSGRSITPEEAIELCEKKETPVLTGFHDKNGQPMERKLVLNDDFKIKLI
- a CDS encoding HU family DNA-binding protein codes for the protein MQMNKTDLIKMVAEKANKPTKEVAEIIDSFFKELSQNLREKDVSIKDFGTFKKIIQPARIARNPATGEPVEVPEKEVVKFKPSKNILNMKWL
- a CDS encoding type IV secretory system conjugative DNA transfer family protein, coding for MEESKELQKLYGFMQAFIYITVCIEILLFVHFPFSEQIMPLLSKMAKIPIYSNILYSKLFTFFIIMVTCIGTRSKKDLELDPTKQIIFPLIFGFIMFFGSICFLFFKEKGETSLEWYNIAYIILSIIGATLINSALDNISKRIKSNFMKDRFNIENESFEQSKDKVETEFSVNIPMKFFYNRKWHNGWLNICNCFRGTFVIGTPGSGKSFSVINSFIRQHSAKGFAEVVYDFKFPELAKIAYYNYQKNKQLGKIPSNFKFNVINFSDIEYSRRINPLKREYIEILADATETAEALYESLQKGDKGSGGNSDFFKTSAVNLLAASIYFWSRYENGKYSDLPHVLAFLNQEYDVLFKVLFSEPELKSLVSPFEAAYKSGAVDQLEGQMASLKVQLSRLATKESFWVFSGNDFNLKVSDKKDPSYLIIANNPKTQSMNSALNALIINRLTRLVNTKGNYPTSIIVDECPTLYFYQLATLLSTARSNKVSICLGLQELPQLEEQYGKATAKTITSIIGNTLSGQAKAPETLDWLQKLFGKVKQVKEGVTIRRNETTINMNEQMDFVIPASKISSLQAGTLVGQVALDFGQEDNFPTAMYHCKTNLDLKKIKKEEEAYKELPKVYNFGTADNREKLLQKNFKRIYDEVETVIEQYV
- a CDS encoding helix-turn-helix domain-containing protein, yielding MYNITLPILGTRLKQIREHIGYSQAQLAEQLNCKQNAISNLELGKGGSLKLLFQVLNFYSNYVFIDLIFSEKFYLISNTEEDEAQKANYNSVIIEIIRQSEKNYEDAMSNAKKELEANLQKAINLLQP